A stretch of Episyrphus balteatus chromosome 2, idEpiBalt1.1, whole genome shotgun sequence DNA encodes these proteins:
- the LOC129911326 gene encoding odorant receptor 7a-like, translating into MCFFLFDIELIMKTLQISLYLCTVAVKQLMIYIGLSQFEMAKFYLSQLDKRASVNKDEFKYLKRIVKQCRYIGLTIHTIFVVSFVPYSVSNIVKKQLFFEGWLSSKSELSNMQFALAFSIQFFPILFQIIQNTANDAFSPVSINLLNGQIRVLGMRVARIGQDISKSADENYAELKACINDHRNIISLFDIIKPTVSRTVLVQLIITGALLCMTVFYYISFNHGSVSRLVATIFDMISILIVSLPICYFGNSLMEETEQLTTAIYNCNWTDQTLKFQKSLIIFMQRSQRENILTAGGLLTINLQTFIAIIRFSFSMFTVVSQMSEGIVSTN; encoded by the exons atgtgtttttttttatttgacattgAGTTGATTATGAAAACATTACAAATTAGTCTATACCTCTGTACTGTGGCAGTCAAGCAGTTGATGATTTATATCGGattatctcagtttgaaatggCAAAGTTCTATCTTAGTCAACTTGACAAACGGGCTAGTGTTAATAAAGATGAATTCAAATACTTGAAAAGAATTGTTAAACAGTGTCGTTATATTGGACTGACAATACATACAATATTTGTGGTTTCGTTTGTGCCATATTCGGTTTCAAATATCGTTAAAAAGCAGCTCTTTTTCGAAGGATGGTTGTCTTCAAAGTCGGAACTTTCAAATATGCAATTTGCTCTTgcgttttcaattcaatttttcccaatcttgtttcaaattattcaaaatactgCCAATGACGCATTTTCGCCAGTCAGCATTAATTTACTAAATGGTCAAATTCGGGTTCTTGGCATGAGGGTTGCACGAATTGGACAAGATATTAGCAAGTCAGCTGACGAAAATTACGCCGAACTGAAAGCTTGTATAAATGACCATCGAAATATTATAAG TCTTTTTGATATTATCAAACCTACAGTTTCACGAACTGTCCTCGTTCAATTAATAATTACTGGAGCTTTACTGTGCATGACAGTATTTTACTATATTAGTTTCAATCATGGATCAGTAAGTCGGTTAGTAGCTACAATATTTGACATGATCTCAATACTGATTGTGTCGCTTCCGATTTGCTATTTTGGAAATTCACTGATGGAAGAAACCGAGCAACTAACAACTGCTATTTACAATTGTAATTGGACGGATCAgacattgaaatttcaaaagtctttaataatttttatgcaACGATCTCAgagggaaaatattttaactgcTGGAGGTCTTCTAACAATTAATTTGCAAACTTTTATTGCT ATCATtcgattttcattttcaatgttTACTGTAGTCAGCCAAATGTCTGAGGGAATTGTGTCCACAAATTAA
- the LOC129909540 gene encoding odorant receptor 7a-like: protein MAKFYLSQLDKRASVNKDEFKYLKRIVKQCRYIGLTIHTIFVVSFLPYSCSNIVKKKLFFEGYLSSESEPSNMYFALAFSIQFFPMLFQIIQNTANDAFSPVSINLLNGQIRVLGMRVARIGQDVSKSDDENYAELKSCINDHRNIICLFDIIKPTISRTVLLQLIITGASLCMTVFYFLNFNHGSVNQLLATILDMMAIVVVSLPVCYFGNSLMEETDRLTTAIYNCNWTDQTLKFQKSLIIFMQRSQRENVLTAGGLLTINLQTFIAIIRFSFSMFTVVSQMSEGIVSTN, encoded by the exons ATGGCAAAGTTCTATCTTAGTCAACTTGACAAACGGGCTAGTGTTAATAAAGATGAGTTCAAATATTTGAAGAGAATTGTTAAACAATGCCGTTATATTGGACTGACAATACACACGATATTTGTGGTTTCATTCTTACCATATTCGTGTTCAAATATCGTAAAAAAGAAACTCTTTTTCGAAGGCTATTTATCATCGGAGTCGGAAccttcaaatatgtattttgctCTTGCGTTTTCAATTCAGTTTTTTCCAATGTTGtttcaaataattcaaaatacTGCCAATGACGCATTTTCACCAGTCAGCATCAATTTACTAAATGGTCAGATTCGGGTCCTTGGCATGAGGGTTGCACGAATTGGACAAGATGTTAGTAAGTCAGATGACGAAAACTACGCAGAACTTAAGTCTTGTATAAATGACCATCGAAATATTATATG tCTTTTTGACATCATCAAACCAACAATTTCACGAACTGTACTCCTTCAACTAATAATTACTGGAGCTTCATTATGTATGacggttttttattttctaaatttcaatcATGGATCAGTTAATCAGTTGCTAGCTACAATACTCGACATGATGGCAATAGTGGTTGTGTCGCTTCCGGTTTGCTATTTCGGAAATTCACTGATGGAAGAAACTGATCGTCTTACAACTGCTATTTATAATTGCAACTGGACGGATCAgacattgaaatttcaaaagtctttaataatatttatgcaaCGATCTCAGAGGGAAAATGTTTTAACGGCTGGAGGTCTTCTAACAATTAATTTACAAACTTTTATTGCT atcaTTCGGTTTTCGTTTTCAATGTTTACTGTAGTTAGTCAAATGTCTGAGGGAATTGTGTCaacaaattaa